The sequence below is a genomic window from Thalassobaculum sp. OXR-137.
CGATCCCGGCGAAACCGAGAACGCGCTGACCGCGCAGAGTGAGGGAGGCCGGCGACGGCTCCAGAACGGCGCGCAGCAGCGGCCGCCGGTCGCCCACCCGTGTGGCGATCCCGGTCCGGTCGTCGCCGATCAGCACCACGGCGGCGGATTTCTGCAGGGCGGCGTCCCAGGGCTCGCGCAGGGGGCCGGCGGGCATCAGCTGGCCGTTGCCGATCCCCGCCCCGCCGTCGACCACGAGAAGACTGAGCGTGGGGATCAGGGACGGGTTCTGCAGCCCGTCGTCCATGACGATGACGTCGATGCCGATCTCCTCCAGAAGCCGCGCGCCGGCCGCCCGGTCCCGGGCGATCACGGTTGGGGCGGCGGCGGCCAGCAGCAGCGGCTCGTCGCCCACCTCGGCACTGCCATGGACCGCCGGATCGACACGGACCGGCCCGCTCAGGGTGCCGCCATGGCCACGGGACAGCAGGCCGACCCGGCTGCCGCGGACGATCAGCTCGGCGGCGACGGCGAGGACCGTCGGGGTCTTGCCCGCGCCGCCGGCGGTGGCGTTGCCGACGCAGATCAGCGGCACCGCCGGACGGTAAGTTGTGGTTGTGGCCCTGCGGATCTGGGCGCCGAGACGCCACAGCCAACTTGCCGGGGCGAGGGCAGCCGCCGGCCAGCCGCCGGTCGTCCAGAAGCCGGGGGCCTTCATCGGGGCCCGCCCGGAAGGAGCGGGGTCAGCGCGTCGAGGATCCGGACGAGGCCCGCGCGCCCCTCGGCGGCGACGGCCCGCGCCCGCCCGCCCATGGCGGCGGCCGACTCGGGCGAGTCGAGCAGCGCGCCGACGGTCTGGGCCAGGCTCTCGGCGTCCGTCACCTCCCGCGCGGCGTCGGCGGCGAGCAGGGCGTCGGCGGCATCCCGGTTGTTGGGGATCAGCGGCCCGAAGACGAGGGCGGTCCCGCAATGGGCCGGCTCGATCGGGTTGTGCCCGCCGACCGGCACCAGGGACCCGGCGAGGAAGGTCACCGGGATGGCGGAGTAGAACCCGGCCACCTCGCCCATCGTGTCGGCGAGATAGACGGCGGTGCCGGAGGTCACCGTCTCGCCCGCGGACCGGCGCGCGGCGGTCAGGCCCTGGGCCCGGATCAACCCGGCGATCTCGTCGGCCCGGGTGACGTGGCGGGGGATGATGACCGTCAGCAGGTCTGGTCGTCCGGAGGCGAGCCGGGCATGGGCGTCGAGCACCACCGCGTCCTCGCCCGGATGGGTGCTGGCGGCGAGCCAGACCGGGCGCCCGGCGACGGCGGCGCGGATTTCCGCGGTCAGCGCCTCGTTGCCCTCCGGCGGATCGCCGGCAGCCTTCAGATTGCCGGCATAGCGGACGTCGGCGCAGCCCAGGGCGGAGAACCGCCGCGCCTGATCGGCGCTCGCCGCCAGCACCAGATCGAAGGCGCCGAACAGCGGGCGGGCGAGCCATCCCATCCGGCGCCAGCGCTGGAACGCGCCGACCGACAGCCGGCCGTCGACGATGACCAGCGGAATGCCGCGCCCGTCCGCCTCGGTCACCAGGGTCGGCCACAGGTCGGATTCCATCCAGATGCCGAGATCGGGGCGCCAATGGTCGAGGAAGCGGCCGACCCAGGCCGGGCGGTCGACCGGCACGAACTGGTGGATCACGCCCTCGGGCAGGCGCCTGGCCATGGCGTCGGCGGAGGTGGTGGTGCCGGTGGTCATCAGCAGCGTCAGATCGGGCCGGGTCTGGCGCAGGGCGCGGATCAGGGTGAGCAGCCCGACCGCTTCGCCCACGCTGGCCGCGTGCAGCCAGACCAGAGGGCCGTCGGGCCTGGGCCGGTCGGCGACGCCGCGGCGTTCGTCCAACCGGCGGGGATCCTCCTTGCCGCGCGCCACCCGCCGGTCGAGATAGGCGTCGATCGCCGGTCCCAGGGCGGTCGCCAGGCCCTTGTAGAGCGACAGGATCATGGGGCGGTTCCGCGCTTCGCGGCGGGTTTCGCCGCCGCCGGCGGGATCGGCTCCAGGCCAAGCGCCCGGTCGGCTTCGTCGGTCACCCGGTTCAGCGCCTCCTCGATCCGCAGGCGGAACCCTTCGCGGTCGGCCGCCGCCTCGGTCACGTCGATGGGCGGACCGAAGACCACGATCCCCCGGGTGAAGGGCAGCGGCACGAGAAAGCGGTCCCAGGACCTGGCCTGGAATCGGGGGCGGGAACTGCAGGCGACCGGGATCACCGGAACCCCGCAGATCCGCGCCGCCTCCACCACGCCGGGCTGGCATCGCATCCGCGGACCGCGGGGGCCGTCGGGGGTGATGCCGACCGGGATCCCATCGTTGAGCGCCCGCATCATGCCGCGCAGGGCGCTGCCGGGGTTGCGGCGGGTCGACCCTTCGATCGGGCGCGACACGAAGGCGGCGAGGGCCTTGCCCAGCATGCGGCCGTCGCCATGGGGGGAGTGCAGCATGGCGAGCGGGCGGCCCCGGCTCCAGCCGGCGGCGATCAGCCCGAGCCGGTTGTGCCAGAAGGCCGCGAGAAACGGCTTGCCGGTCTCCAGCATCGCCGCCGCCGCCGGATCGACCCGCTGCTCCACCCGGATCGTGGCCAGCAGCAGGCGGAGATAGCCGCGCAGCATCCAGGTGAGCACGGCGGTGCCCGCATCGCTCTTCAGGACGGATTTCAACATGGGTTCGGCGGACGACCTCGGCACGGGGACGGCCCTGCCGGGCCGCGTTGGCGCCTTCTACCACGCTCCGGGACGGCCCGCATGCCCGAGGCGGCGGGCCGGGACGCTCAGATCCGCTCGCTGAGCCAGATCGCCAGGCGGGAGCCGGCGGCGATCGCCGCGCGCATGACCGGATAGCCGACCGTCTCCTCGCCGCCATGCTCGCGGCCGATATCGGCGTGCTCCGCCTCTTCGGCGCGGAACGTCTCGATCGTCTCCTTCAGCGCCGCCTCGTCCTCGCCGAGGGACTCGTATTGCCGGCGGTAGTGGTCGTCGATCACCTCCTCCACCGCGATGGTGCAGGCCATGGCCGCCTTCTCGCCCATCAGCGCGGTGCCGGCGCCGAGCGCGAAGCCGGCGACGTTCCAGAACGGGTGCAGCAGGGTCGGCCGGGCGCGCCGCTCGACGATCAGCTTCTCGAAGGCGGCGAGGTGTTTCTCTTCCTGCTGCTTCATGTGGCGGATGGTCTTGCCGCAGGGCTTGCGGCCGAGGATCGCGAGCTGACCCTCGTAGATCCGCTGCGCCCCGAATTCGCCGGCATGGTCGACCCGCAGGATCCGGTCGATCTGCGCGCGCTTGGACAGGTCGCCGGGCAGGCGGGGCCGGGCGGCAGGCTTCGGGCTGGCGGGCTTCGGGTTGGCGGATTTCGGGTTGGCGGATTTCGGGTTGGCGGATTTCGGGGCGGTGTCGGTCATGGCTCAGGCTCCCGGTCGGACTTCGTTCTGCTTCAGCATGGCGCGGACCGCCACGAGGGCAACCCCGAGCGCGAAGAGCACGTTCCATCCGGCCATGGAGATACCTAAGAGCGAGAACGCAATCTCGTCGCAGCGCACGATCGGGGCGCTCATGATCTGGGCGCGAAGGGCGGCCAGGTCATCGGTGCTGGACAATGAGCCGCAGCCGGACGTGCCTTCCCACCAGCCCTGCTCGACCCCCACATGGAATGCGCCAATGCCGCCGGAGACCAGGACGGCGAGGATTGCGAGGGCGGTCAGCGCCGCCGCGGCCGCCCGGTTGCGGCGCAGGGCGGCCGCCGCCACACCGAGCAGAATGGCGGCGACATAGGGCCAGCGCTGCCAGATGCACAGCACGCAGGGCTGCAGGTCGAAGCCGTACTGGGAGATCAGCGCGGCGATCAGGGCCGCCGCGGCGGCGCCGGCGACGAAGAGCGGGGTCACAGCAGCCATTTGATCGCCACGAAGCCTCCCAGCAGGAGCACGAAGAACACGGTGGTGATCAGCCCGAGATGCTTTTCCAGCAGCCGGCGGATCGGCGGGCCAAAGTACCAGAGGAGGCCGGCAACGGCGAAGAACCGGATGCCGCGGGCCAGAACCGAGGCGACGATGAAGATCAGCAGGTCGAGCCGTGTCAGACCGCTGGCGATGGTGATGACCTTGTAGGGGAAGGGCGTGACGCCGGCGCCGAACACGACCCAGGCGCCCCAGTCGTTATACATGTCGGCGAAGGCGTCGAACTTGTCCGCCTTGCCGTAGAGTTCGAGAATCGGCTGGCCGATCGCGTCGAAGAACAGCGCGCCGATGGCGTAGCCGAGCAGGCCACCGAGGACGGAGGCGACGGTGGTGATCGCCGCGATCCGCCAAGCCTTCGAGCGGTCGGACAGGATCATCGGGATCATCATCACGTCCGGCGGGATCGGAAAGACCGAGCTTTCCACGAAGGACACCAGCGCCAGCCACCTCTCGGCGTGCCGGTGGCCGGAAACCCGCAGGGTCCAGTCGTAAAAGGGACGGAGCATGTCTCGGACCTCGGCAGGTGTCGGCGATGCGCGCTGCGATACCAGCCGGGGAGTGGGGCGGCAAGATGGCACGGGGGACCAGGCGGCGCTCTCCGGCGCGATCTGGGGCGCGATCCGATTGACCGGGTGTCGCGCTCTGGGCATAGTGCGCCCCGCCCGGCGCCCCCGTGGCGGAATTGGTAGACGCGACAGACTCAAAATCTGTTTTCCGCAAGGAAGTGTCCGTTCGAGTCGGACCGGGGGCACCACGGATCTCTCCCTGCCGGCCGCCACCAGCGATGCTCTAGCCGTTCGGACGCTCGCCCGCGCTGGGATAGGCCATCGGGAAGCTGGGCTCCTCGGCGGTAGCGCGCCGCAATGCGGGGGCGGCGCCGGCGGGACCGCGCCGGAGGATCTCCGCGATGATCTCGGGGATCTGTCTCGCGGCGCTGTTGCGAAGTGGCATATCCGACGTGTTGTCGCGGTGATGGGCAGAGCCCGACAGCAGCGACGCCAGCGTCTCGGCGAACTGCTTCGGTGTCGAGAAAACGTCACCGGCGCCGTTCCGCTTGATCCACTTGAGGACCGCGTGCTCCTGCGGCAGGACGTTCGCCCGGTCGATCAGCAGCGGCAGGCCGAAGGCCAGCGCCTCGCTCACCGATAGCGGACCGGTCTTTCCCACGAAGACGTCGGCGACGGCCATGTAGCGGTGAACCTCGCGGGTGAAGCCTTTCACGACGGTGGGAAACGGCAGGCGGGCGGCGGCGACGGCTGACGCCAGCGCATCATTGCGACCGCACAGGAAGACCACCTGAGCCCGCGGCGGCGAGTCCCGCAGCGCCTCGGCCATCTCCAGCATCCGCCAACTTCCGTAACCGCCATAGAGCATGCACACCACCGGCAGATCCGGGTCGAGACCGAGCGCGCGGCGGGCCGCCGGGATATCCGCCGGCTTGGCTTCGAGAAACACCGGCCGGGTCAGCAGTCCGGACATCGGGAACAGGCGATCGGCGGGGTGGCGTTTGCGCACCAGCTGGTCGTGGCAGACATCGGTTCCGGCGATCGCGTAGTAGCGATCGCCCTTCGGGAACCACACATGCCGGTTCAACTCGGCCCAATCGGTCATCAGCACGGCGAACGGGACCCCACCCTTCCGATATCCGGCGAGACTGTCCGCAATCAGATGGTTGATGACCGGGAGCACCGAGACGACGAGGTCGGGTTCGAGGCGCTCCCACAAATCGGCGAACGCCTGCCTTCCCCTGTTGCCGAGCAGGGCCACGTTCAGCACGGCGCCGGCATAGAAGCCGAGACAGAAAAGGCCGGTCCGGCCCCGCCGCAGAATCAGGTCGTTGTAGGTCGCCTCGACGGTCCGCGAGGTGAACCGGGCGAAGAGGTCGAGGTCCGAAAGAACCTCCTGGTAGGCGTTCACCAGAGTCACACGGTATCCGCCGGTCGCGCACAGGATGTCGCGAAGCGCCTCGGCGGTCGCCCGGTGGCCGCCGCCGGCATCGGTGTAGACCACGACCACGTGGCGACTGCCGGCTGCATCGGACGCCGTCGGAAGGCCCGCCGGTGTCGCCTCGTTCATCGGCCCGATCCGAGCATGACGGCATTCGGATATCCGAGCGCGGTGCCGTGACCGAACTGCCTCACGCAAATCCTCATTCGACCCCCTCCAGACGGCGCCCCACCCGATCCAGTCAAACCGGTCGAACCCTGCGCGCTGTCCCTTCTGTTCCCGCAGTAGCGCAGTATAGCGTGTCCTCCCGACTCTGGAGTGAGACAGATGGACACCTCCCACTGCGCTGGAACTGAAGGGTTTTTGTCGCCGGATACTAAAATTGAGACTACGATGCCGCTACTGATTAACCCGGCTGGTCTGGCGCCGTCGCTACCTTGAAGGGTGCGACCGGAGTTGGTCCCAGGAGGAGTCACCGATGCCAGCGCTGCCGGTTACGTCGAACGAAGGGGTTTCCGCAAGCCGCAAACGGCTCGGGTTGCTGCTGATCAAGCCGTCCCAGTACGACGATGACGGCTACGTCATCCAGTGGTGGCGGTCCTACATCGTCACCAACGCATTGGCCGTCGTCGCCAGTCTGTTCAAGGATGCCGCAGACCGTCAGGCCCTGGGTCCGGACATCGCAATCGAGACCCGGCTGCTCGACGAGGTCGTCCAGTTCGTTCGGCCGGACGAACTGACGGGCTGGCTGGCCGAGTTCGATTACGCCGCGGTGTTGCTGGTGGCGGTCCAGACCAGCCAGTTTCCCCGGGCCCTGGCGATCGGGGCGGAGTTCCGGGCCGCGGGCTACCCGGTGATCATCGGCGGCGTCCATGTCAGCGGGACCTATGCGATGACGCCCGGATGGAAACCGGGCTTCGCCGGGGTCGAAGAGGCGGATGTCAGCCTGTTCGCCGGCGAGCTCGAACCCCATGTCGATTCGTTGCTGACCGATATCGTCAGCGGAACCGTCAAACCGTTCTACAACCACCTCGCCAACAACGCCGATCTCGGCAAGGCGCCGACCCAGCGGGCGACCCACGACCTGGCGGCGAAGACCTTCGACCGTTATTACGGACTCGAGATCGGCCGCGGCTGCCCGTTCGTGTGCAGCTTCTGCACGATCATCAACTTTCACGGCCGCACGATGCGTCACCGCACCCTGGCCGATATCGAATCCTATCTGCGCGAATGCGCCGCCGGCGGCGGCCGCACCATGCTCATCACCGACGACAACTTCGCCCGCAGCCCGATCTGGCGCGACGTCTGCGGGATCTTCGCGCGTCTGCGCCGGGAACTCGGCATCGACTGGGACGTGACGATCCAGGTCGATGCCCTGGCCGTGCGGATCGACGGTTTCGTCGAGGCGTGCCAGGAAGCCGGGGTGACGCGGATCTTCATCGGCATGGAATCCGTCCGGGCCGATAACCTGAAGGCCGCGGGGAAAGGCCAGAACAAGCTCCACCAGCTCCGCGACATGGTCATGACCTGGCGCCGCGCCGGCGTGATCATCTATGCCGGCATGATCGTGGGCCTGCCCAACGACACGCCGGAACGGATCGCCGAAGACGTCCGCATCCTGCAGGACGTCATCCCCGTCGATATCCTGTCGCCGTTTCTCTACACCCCCTTGCCCGGCTCCGCCGACCACAAGGACATGGTCACGGTCGGCATCCCGATGGACGAAGACCTGAACCGGTACGAGACGGTCCATACGGTGATCGACCACCCGCTGATGAGCCGGGAGGTCTGGCAGGCGCTGTATTGGGACACGTGGCGGATGTTCTACACGCTGCCCCATCTGCGCACGACCATCGCCCGGGGCCTGAAGCACGGCCTGCCCATGGCCGCGTTGCGCAGCACCTATGTCTGCAGCAATACCGCGGCCTGTTTCGAGCGGGTGCATTCCGGCAATTCCGGGGCGGTCCGGTACCGCGACCGACGGACGCGGCGGGAAGGCTTTCCGAAAGCGCCGGCGGTTCCGCATGCGATCCGCCAGTTCACGCGGAATACGTGGATCCTGTCCCGGATCGGCGTGCGCCTGCTCTACGCCTACGGTCTGGAGCTGTTCCTGAGGTGGGAGCAGCGTCGCGGCCGGTTGGACCGGTACATTCCCGAAGAACAGGTGCCCGCGCCGGCTCATGACGCCGGAACGCCGTCGCCCGGGACAATCGCCGCCGAATAGTCAATTATTCGGCGGTAGCCGAGCCAGAGTGCCGCGAACGGGGGCAGTACCGATGACAGTCACATCGATCAAACCTGAGACCGAACGATCCTCCAGCAAGAAACGGCTCGGCCTGTTGCTGATCAAGCCGTCGCACTACGACGACGACGGTTATGTCATCCAATGGTGGCGTTCGTTCGTGGTCAACAACGCCCTGGCCGTGATGGGCAGCGTCATCAGCGACGCCGCCGACCGCCAGGCCGTGGGTCCGGATATCGACATCGAGCGGCGCCTGATCGACGAAGTGACCGAGGTGGTCCGCCCGGATCGGCTGATCGACTGGCTGGCCGAGTTCGATTACGCCGCGGTGTTGCTGGTGGCGGTCCAGACCAGCCAGTTTCCCCGGGCCCTCGACATCACCCGCCCGTTCGCCGCAGCCGGCTATCCGGTCATCATCGGCGGCGTCCATGTCAGCGGGGCGCTGGCCATGGTGCCGAACTGGGAACCGGCTTTCGCGGGTGCCTCCGAAGCCGGCGCCAGCCTGTTCGCAGGCGAGTTCGAACCGCATGTCGACGAGCTGCTGAACGACATCGTCGCCGGCAGCGTGAAGCCGTTCTACGACCGCTTAGCCAGCCCCGCCGATCTCGGCGTCTCCCCGCGTCAGCGCGCCGAACATGGCCTCGCCGCGCAGACGGTCGAGCGGCACTACGGCCTGGAGACGGGACGCGGCTGCCCGTTCGTCTGCAGCTTCTGCACGATCATCAACTTTCACGGCCGGAAGATGCGGCACCGCCATGCCGAGGCCATCGAGGCGTACTTGCGGGACTGCCATGCCCATGGCGGGCGCCACATCCTCGTCACCGACGACAACTTCGCCCGGAGCCCCGTCTGGCGGGAGGTCACGGCCACCCTCGAGCGCCTGCAGCGCGAGCTCAACGTCGAGTGGGACGTGGCGATCCAGGTCGACGCGCTGGCCTACCGGATCGACGGATTCGTCGATGCCTGCAAAGCCGCCGGCGTTAAGCGGGTGTTCATCGGCATCGAGTCGGTGCGGCCGGACAACCTGAAGGCCGCGGCCAAGGGACAGAACAAGCTCCACCTGATGCACGACATGGCGATGACCTGGCGCCGGGCCGGCGTGCTGATCTACGGCGCGATGATCGTCGGTCTGGCGAACGATACGCCCGAGCGCGTCGCCGAGGACGTCAGGATCCTGCAGGAGGAGATCCCGGTCGATATCCTGTCCGCGTTCCTGCTGACCCCGCATCCCGGCTCCGCCGACCATAAACACGCGGTCGCGGCCGGTGTCGTAATGGACGACGACCTCAACCGCTACGATACGGTCCACCCGGTGGTCGACCATCCGATCATGTCCCGGGACGAGTGGGAGGCGTTGTACTGGGACACCTGGAAACGCTTCTACACCAAGTCGTACATGAAGACGGTGATCGCCCGCGCCCTGCGGTACGGCGTCAAGCTCGACATCATCCGCAGCACGTTCGTCTGCGCCTATACGGCCTCGTGCTACGAGCGGGTGCACCCGCTGGACAGCGGCGGCCTGCGGTTCCGCGACCGGATGTCCCGCCGGCCGAACCTACCGCGTCCGGCTGCGATCCCACACGCGATCCGCCAGTTCGCGACGAACACCGTCATGCTGACCCGGATCGCGAGCCTGCTGCTCTACGCCTACGGGTTGGAGCTGTATTTGCGGGTGGAGCGGGCGCGGGGCCGTCTGGATCTTCACACCCGCATCCGGACGACGCCGGAAGTCGAGGAGACCCCGACCCTGGCGCAGGCGCCGGTGGCCGCCGCGGAATGATCCTGTCGGAATGCGGCGATGCCGTTGCCGAGGCGGCGAAGCGGCGCGCGGTACCTTCTGAAACCTCCGGGCCGACCCGGTTGCCGGCTGGTCCGGCCCCGGCGACCCACCCAACCAGACCGATGCATCATGACTGATCTTGCCCTGTCCTCCCTGACCGACGTCATCCTGGCCTGCGAGCTGCTTTTTCTGGCGGGCCTGGCCTTCAGAACGGATGTCGAGAGCGGGTCGCCTGCCTGGCTGTGGGCGATCTACCTCACGGTCTCCGGCATCGCGACCGCGCTGGGCGCGATCGACCACGGCTTTTTCGAGCCGATCGACCACCCTGGCCATGGAGCGATGAAGTTCGCCACCCGGGCCACCCTGGCCGTTGGTGCCGTCATTCTGCTGCTCACGTCGGCCCGTCAGTTCTTGTCGTCGTTGTGGACGCGGGTTGTGGTCGCGGCCGGCCTGGTCGCGCTGGCCGCCACGCTCTGGGTTAATTGGACGAGCGACGATCTGCTCGCCGTGGTCGCCATGAACGCGGTCGGCATGCTGCTTGCGCTCGTGCTGCACCTCTTCAATCTGCGGACCGGGCGCGGGTCGTCGATGATGTGCGTCGGTATCGTTCTGAGCATCGCGGCGTCGTCGCTGGTGTTCTCCGGCGGGAACGGATTTTTCGGCCTGGGCCTGTACGGGACCATGCATGTCGCCCTGATGCCGGCCGCGCTCGCGCTGTTCCTGGGCGGCCTGAAGCTGCGGCGCACCCGGAGCGGTGAGGCACCGGCTTGAGACACCGACACCTGCACCTCGAGGAGCATTGATGGCGCGCGTGCTTGTCACCGGCGGGGCCGGTTATGTCGGCTCCCATGCCTGCAAGGCCCTGGCCCGTGCCGGACACGAACCGATCGTGCTCGACAACCTGTCGCAGGGACATCGCGCTCTGGTGCGGTGGGGGCCGCTGGTGGTCGGCGATATCGCCGACCCGGTCTGTGTCGATGGAGTCTTTCGCGAGTACCGCCCTGACGCGGTCATGCATTTTGCCGCGATCGCCAGCGTCGGCGAGTCGATGGTCGATCCGGCGGTCTACTATCGGATCAATATCGGCGGCACCATGACGATCCTCGATGCGATGCGGGATCACGATGTCGCCCCGCTGGTTTTTTCGAGCAGCTGCGCGGTCTACGGCTGCCCGCCGACCGCCCTGATCGTCGAGGAGAGTTCACTGGAGCCGGTGAACCCGTACGGCGCCAGCAAGAAGATGATGGAACGAATCATCGCCGATTACGGGCAGGCATACGGGCACCGATCGCTCTGCCTGCGCTATTTCAACGCCGGCGGGGCCGACCCGGACGGCGAGGCGGGCGAATCCCACGATCCGGAAACCCACGTCATTCCGTTGCTGCTGATGGCCGCGACCGGCCGGATCCCGCAGTTCGATATCTACGGCACGGACTACCCGACACCGGACGGCAGCGCGATCCGGGACTATGTCCATGTCAGCGACCTGGCGGAAGCGCATGTCGCCGCACTCGATTATCTGCTGCAGGGCGGCGCCAGCACGGTCGTCAATCTCGGCACCGGCTGCGGCACCTCGGTCCTGCAATTGATCGACGCGGTCGAACGGGCCACCGGACGGACGGTTCCCCGGGTCGCCCGACCTCGGCGCCCGGGCGATCCGCCGATCCTCGTCGCGTCCAACGAAAAGGCCGGACGCGTGCTGGGATGGCGGCCTCGGATGACGGAGCCCGTGGACATGATCGCGACGGCGCACGCCTGGATGGAGCGCCCGCTTGCCGACAGGCGTGCGGTTCCGGTGCTGGCCGCGGGTCCGCAGGCTCATCCGCTCGGCAAGCGCGGACCGGCGTCCTCCCACAGCCCCGCCAAGGTCCGGCAGGCATAGAGCCAGTCGAATTCACGGCGTGAGTCGTCCGGCGGGAGCGGATCTTCCGTCATCGCGCGGGTCAACGCGGCCACCGCTCCCTCGGCATCGGAATAGAAATGCGCGTTGCGATAGGCCTTGAAGGGCTCGTTGCCGGTGCACTCCGGCATCACGACATGGCGCCCCGCCACAAGCGCTTCGGCGGTTGTCGTGCACATGTTCTCGCTGAGCGACGGGTTGAAGAACACCCGATAGCGATCAAGGTGGGTCCACGGCGTCCGGCTCGGGCCCAGAAAGCTCACGGGCGCATCCAACTCGCGGGCCAGGGCGGAGATGGCTGCGCCGTCCGGCCCTTCGCCCAGAATGTCGATCGGAAGGTTCATCCGGGCGGCGACCCGAACGACCGTCTCAAGCCCCTTATCCCAGACGAGCCGTCCGACGAAATAGGCGCCTCCGGACCCTGGCTGGACCGGCGGGACCGCCGCATAGTGCGGCAGAACGCCGGTCACCCTCCCATGGCGCAACGGATGCCCCCTGGTGATGACTTCGGCCGCCGGCGACAGGGACACCGTCCAGTCGGTGTGCCGCCGGATCCGGTGCCTGTGGAACCACCTGGCCAGCGGCGCGACGATCCGGCCCGCGAGTCCTCCCTGGCGGCTGATGTAGTAGTCGTAATTCGTCATCACGATGCCGACCACGGTCTCGGCTTCCACGAGCGGGCGTGGCGTCGCCCAGGGATACCAGCACAGATGCTCCGGCTCCGTCAGCACCTGGACCCGGGCCGAGGGCGCGGCACGGAACACATCTTCCAGCGGCACGATGCTGCGCAGGACCCGGGACAGGTGGCCATCGTAGTGAAAGAGATCCGGGACGACCGGGCGTCCCATCCCCCGGATCTCCGCCGCCAGCCACTCCAGATGCTCCTGCGGCGTCGCGAATGTCTGGCCGCGCCACAGCCAGGCCTGGCCGGCCGGCGGGACCCACGGCACCACATACGCCACGCGCAGGCCCAGCTCCGCCAGCCCGCAGGCCTGCCAAAGCGACAGATAGGCCGGCCCGGTCAGCCAAGGCGGGCTCGCGGTCGTGGTCACCGCGACGTCATAGTCGTACATTCGCCACCCTCCGGCTTGCGATTGCTCCAACCGCATCGCCAACCCATTCGAGAATCTGTCACGGCGGGCGGTCCGTCGCAAAGTGACGATGCCGCCGGTTGCGGCGCGGACTATACTCGAGACGACCGACGCGGTGACACTGCCGGCGACCGGCGCCGGTCTATGGCAGGGCAGGGCGATAGACAGGACGCGGGATGATCGACAGAAAGTATTTCGAGCTCGACCTGACAGTTTATTACCGCGACCTGCTGCTGGCGTTGGCGGTTTTCGCGGCAGGATTCGCGGGGGCCGTGTACAGCGACGGCATCGTCTGCGTGCTGGCGGCCCTCGTCGCCACGGTGGCGCTGCACCGGGCCGCCTTCTTCATTCATGAGATCACGCATCAGAGCGGCAATTTTAGGCTGCGCACGTTCACGACGATTTGGGACCTCACGGTCGGGGCGCTCACGCTGGTGCCCTCGGCCCGGTTCATCCGGCCGCACCTGACTCATCACACGGTCGGAATCTTTCGCACGAAGGACGATCCGCAGTACCTGCTGATGCGAAACAACCTGCCGGTCTTCGTCCTGATCATGATCCTCGTCCCGCCGATCATGCCGATCCTCAGCGTGATCCAGATGCTCACCTGCAGCTTCGGCGGCATCGCCGCGGAGGAAGCCATCGAGCGGTTCCTGATGCGCCGCGACGTCCCGACCGGGTCGGTGCTGCCGCAAAAATACCGGGGCCGGGTGGCCTGGCTGAGCCGCTACTACCTCGTCCTGTGGGCGGCCTATGCCTATCTGTCTCCGCAAACCCTGCCGCTGCATTATGCGATCGTCACGGGCGTCTGGTACATCACCACCTGGCGGATTCCGCTGGAGCACCGCATGGAGCGGCGCGTCGAGGCGTCCGACAAGAAGGACCAGATCGAAGACAGTTTCACCGTCGAGTGGCCGCTGGCCTGGCTGCTGCAGCCGATCGGC
It includes:
- a CDS encoding fatty acid desaturase, translated to MIDRKYFELDLTVYYRDLLLALAVFAAGFAGAVYSDGIVCVLAALVATVALHRAAFFIHEITHQSGNFRLRTFTTIWDLTVGALTLVPSARFIRPHLTHHTVGIFRTKDDPQYLLMRNNLPVFVLIMILVPPIMPILSVIQMLTCSFGGIAAEEAIERFLMRRDVPTGSVLPQKYRGRVAWLSRYYLVLWAAYAYLSPQTLPLHYAIVTGVWYITTWRIPLEHRMERRVEASDKKDQIEDSFTVEWPLAWLLQPIGLQFHTAHHMYPGVPYHHLPALHAELKATDPEYRRNVVSIWDVVRGIPERAPGSETVR
- a CDS encoding glycosyltransferase; the protein is MYDYDVAVTTTASPPWLTGPAYLSLWQACGLAELGLRVAYVVPWVPPAGQAWLWRGQTFATPQEHLEWLAAEIRGMGRPVVPDLFHYDGHLSRVLRSIVPLEDVFRAAPSARVQVLTEPEHLCWYPWATPRPLVEAETVVGIVMTNYDYYISRQGGLAGRIVAPLARWFHRHRIRRHTDWTVSLSPAAEVITRGHPLRHGRVTGVLPHYAAVPPVQPGSGGAYFVGRLVWDKGLETVVRVAARMNLPIDILGEGPDGAAISALARELDAPVSFLGPSRTPWTHLDRYRVFFNPSLSENMCTTTAEALVAGRHVVMPECTGNEPFKAYRNAHFYSDAEGAVAALTRAMTEDPLPPDDSRREFDWLYACRTLAGLWEDAGPRLPSG